TAAAAAAGAAGACAGCAACTAGCCATTTAAGGCCTCACGTgtgaacacacacacacaacaatttggaaccccccccccccccaaaaggtAGTTCAAATAATTGAAGTAGCTAACTTTATAAGGATGCTTCATTAAATCTGTGTTCTTTTACAaaatttaaattctttttttaaaaaaagggattGTTTACAGAAGAAAATCACTTCATGACAAAACCAAATAAAGCAGACATATAAAGACCTTGTACATGCCAAACCTTGTTATCGGGCGAATTGAAAGATTTTGCAACAACACCGGATGACAACTGCTTGTTGGGAAGTGTATAGACATCTTCATAATATATATCTAGAATGTCACTTAGACCAacctgaaaaaataaaaaagatcaaTTAACTGTTAGAAATAATCACATGCCCATCAAGTGTGGAGTTTGCATGAAAATTGTTCAACTAGATGACAACAAAACTTAATCTGAAACTTATAAACAGACCAAAAGGCATTGCATTTGGGGAACATCTAGGTAGATCGAAGCACTTGATGCATTTGGAGAAAGTCTAGGCTTCATGGACTCCAGTTCCTTGCACTATTAATACACACATGACACACCTAGTAGGAGGGCTTAAAAGGGCAGCcgggtgcactaagctcccgctatgcgcggggtccggggaagggtcggaccacaagggtctattatacgcaaacttaccctgcatttctgcaagaggttgtttccacggcttgaatcCATGACCTCTAAACTAAAATAACATGGATGACCTAATACACGTATCACCGAGAAGTCAAGGTTGCAAATTTTAGATCCTTATGCTATGGGGATAAAGCCTTTAGGAAAGACCAAAACAAGGTGCAAGTGGTAATATCTTCAGCACCTACAACTTTGTCTAAATAATCTTGACATGAAAAAATGTAACTATATGTATGGAATCAGAGAGCTATTAAGAAAAGTATCTTGAGTGGAACTTACTGGAGTTTTCAATGGaagcgaaaatgaaatgaaaCTGAAGAAGTGAAATGTGCAGAAGGTAATCCACTTGCAAATTTATTACAAATGCATTAGCTTACAAAATCCCCATTGGGTGACTGGTTATTTTTCCTTTGATGCTAGGGAAGCCACATATAAATATTGGAAAAATTTAATGGCTGTGGATTAATTAATCAACAGAGCAAAGCACAAGACAGTGAAACAAATACTCATCAAATGCATGGAACTCTGGATAATCGTCCACAAACACGAAAACAACATGAAACACCAACGGTAAGTAATTATCTTTGTATGGTATTTTTTGATGAAGTAGCTGTTGTCTAATATACATCCCATTAACCCTCAATGAGGTGTAAGAGACAAAGATGCAGAGAAAATGGAGTTACCATTTGGGAGTGAGTCAGGAAAACCTCCCATGTGTTTATTGCTGATTCCTTCCACCCTTCAAATTTCACATTGCCAAGCTTCTCAGCATCAATTTGCAATTTGTAAGCGGGTACATACTCGCTCAGCCAAGAAATAAATTCAGGGCCTCCAATTTGTTCCAATTTGGAGTATGCACTTGAAGTTAACCAGTTGCTCGTCCATCTTCCCTCCCTTGGTCTGTAATTTGCCCTTTCTGAAGAAAATTTCTGGAGCAAAATATTGGCATTTGCAACTATCTGAGATTCCAGTAAGTTGTATAGAGTAACGGAGGAATCTTTTGAGACAATACATTTATGATTGTGAAACCAAGGGAAAAACTTCTGCACTGCCCCTCCAGGAGTTTCGTTAAGCAAATGTCTTCTAGTGCTTTCGAGAGAAGAAATACAAATAACCTCTGAAATAACAGAAATGACTCGTTCATCTGATGAGGTGATGGCAAAAGATGGAGGTACCTGCTGATAGGAAAGGAATAACAGAACTGAACCTATCAGTATCATGTAGCACCTGCAAGGCAGACATTATAAATCTGATATTACAAAAGAGCATAATGAATGGAAAGACAGTTTAAAAAGATAGAAACACAGACAGGGAGGGAGTAGGCATAGGTAACATCCAAAAATAAAAAGTTCCCCACCTCTCTCGGTGTTTCAAGATCATCCATATTTCTTTCTGCCCCTGGTATAAAAAGTACCAGTTCAAAGTTCCAAAGATTCTGCAGAAGCACTTGTCTAAATGTCATGGCAAGTATATTTGTAGATGTCGTGCCGGACAGAATCTCTTTAGTTAGGGCACTTTTAAGCTTTTGGGCTTTCTCCATAACTTTTCTTGCAGGTAAGAACTGTCAGAATGTCAAGCTTTAGACACACTATAATAATATTTTGTAATACATTATTCATATCAGCAATAAACAGAACACGTAACCAAATCAAAAACAAGGGCAAATGTCTACCAATATCTGGGAAGATAGGCATTAAACTTCGGCAAAGAAAGTGAAGACCACCCGCGTCATTATTAACTTCAACAACAAGGCTTCAAGCTATCAATATAAGTTACGAATAATACAACCGTACAACAATTTCTGCGCGACTCAAatgggcagcccggtgcactaagctcccgctatgcgcggggtccggggaaaggctagaccacaagggtctattgtacgcagccttaccctgtatttttgcaagaggctgtttccaaataagCCAAAATATGTCAGAAAAAAATTTGTGTATTAACACGGATCCTTCATTAATTAGTCTCCAGATGCATGAGAATTAGTCTGTCCAACTAATCCACCCCTTCGGCAGATTCTTGAAAAGGCTGATGGCATTTGAATACAAATAGTTTAAAAAACAGAGAAAAAAGGCCCCGTTCAAATGGAAGATTGAATAATTACAACCCATCCAAAGACCACAACTATATATGTAATCCTAttattctttttctattttttctttcatagGATATGATCTACTACTCTTGTTTGTTACTCCATTAGTTTCTTTAAAAGAAAGGCTTCGAATAATGAAACTACTTCCACaaatatgaaaagaaaaattCCTGCAAATTGAAGGAAAAGGAACATTGGTTGTGCTGGACATATTTCAGCTTGAATAACAGCTTAATTATTCTATGAGCTATGTAAGCGGCATACAAATACAGACCCCCGGCCTTTAGTTTAGTGGTAAGAGTGCATGGTAAGAGTTCAGTATATGATGTGTGGGTAATGCGCACGTCACGAGTTTGAACCATTGACTTATTATCCACACTTAGCTCAGACCAAAAAGATAATTTGATGTTGCATAAAAGAAGCAAAGATACATACTTGGCTCATACCAAAAGAAAACTTGGCAAGCACAAAGGTGGCATTTTGGAGACAAATTAATTTACTTGGATCGTTCTAAAAAGATCTCAACACATTTCACGCCCTCATGAACTATAAGCAGCATGTATTGCATTTACATTAAAATGATTTGTGACAACTAATTACCATGTCAAGTATGAAGATTAATGAATATCAGGTCCAAAAAGCCGCTACTTCCTTGTTATTATAAACAGATGCTTATTGTCGGGGAGCTTAAAGATGTAGGATACAGGGCCTAACCCATGCACAAAGTGCTCCCCTACTACCACAGGGACAGGTGAAGAATGGGCATGTATTGTATGCACCTTCCCTACATTTTTACAAAGAGGCTGCTTTCACGCCTCAAACTTATGACCATAGGCCACCAAAGGAGAAACTTTATTGTTGCAACAAGGCTCGCCCTCGCTTAACCATGCCGGATATACAGAATTAAACTAAATATTCAGATAGACTAAACATTAAATTAACATATGCATAAAAGAAATCTAATTATTCAAATATAAGCACCACTACAATAGTGCCTCTAAATCAACTCACCAGTCTAGTAGAAACAGTACTATGCTCATCATAAGGCCCCGGAAACAACGTTTCAACAACCATAGCTGGCACACCGGCGGCAATATGTTCATTAGCAGCTTCACCGCCGTCCGCTGCCGCAGCAGTGAGAGCCTGCTGGAAGTCAACAGCTCCAACTAAGCTGAGTCGAGCTAAGTCGTTCTCGTAAGTTCTCACACAAGGTGGAAGCGATTTCTCTGCTCCGTTAAAATCAGCTACAGCTTCTAGAATGTTCTCTTCTGTCATAAATGGCTTCTGCGCCGAGCAGGAAATGGCAGTGTGGGAGTTTTTGGGAAATCGGAAGGGTAATTTGGGGAAGTGAAGTGGCCATTTTTTTATTAGGGAATTGGTTTTGGGTGAGAGAGAAGTTGAGGGAGACAAGGAAAGAGTGAGAGTGAAAGCCATTGTAGAAGCGGTTACAGAGGGGCTAGGGTTTATTTCAAAATTCGGCGCTTTCTGGCGGGGTCCTCCATAGTTGGGGCTTAGCTGGGTTCGGAGGTGTTTGCTTTAGAAACAAGTTATCCCATTAGTTATTTCACtctataaaaaatattataatttcaGAATAATTAATAACAAAATTAGTTGTACCACAGTTTTATTTTAACTAAACGTAGGATAAACTTATCTCAAATTTAATCTCGTAATTCATTATTCCTTATCCCTCGTATCAAACGACTAAGGTGTTTAAATGGAAATGCTAAAAGAATGAAAATCGGGTGCAAATTTAAGTAGCTACGAGGGTGTTTTGCCTTATTTGAAGATATAAATTTGTGTTTTATTCATGCTAAGATGGTTTATGCCTAAGGATATTCAGCTTGCTAGGAATTAGGGTGAAATGGTTTAAAAGTATTCGGACCGATCTTCTCTTTTGTTTGTAATTGGACATGCCCGAAACAAAGGAATCTTGGCGTAAGAACCCTCTTGATTAGAGAGATCCAAATAAGAGCTTGTTGCATATGCGTAAGAGACCAACTATGCGGTGTGAGAAAAGCCCACTTGACTTTAGAATGCCAACCTCCCTTAGCTTAGCCCTTTACGACCTTTTCCGTTGGAGGAACCTTTTATAAACCACTATTTAAGAAAATAGCCCTGCGTTAAAATTTTAAAGCACGCTGGTTAGAATTCCTGACGATTACCAAATTTTTCAGTCACAATGTGAAAAGTACTGGTAATTAGTCAAATTTTTGTGGccaattgaagaaaaatatggtAACCAACAGAATTTTATGATAATCACCATAACGTGCAAAATTATGGCAAACGTCATAATTATAAACGAATCACTATTAGACTTAACCCATAATTTCTGACCGGCGTACTTCAAATTTTTGACAAGAGATTATTTTCCTAAGACTTTTGTTATTGAGGTCAAAATTTATACAATGGCACCAAATATTCCTATTTATGTCATTCTCCCTAAAAGTATCATCTTAGTTGGTGGTTCTTTGTAGGAATTGAATTTTAGAATCAAATGATAGTTAATATGCtgtattttgagaaattttattgtaAAAATGGGAAtttccttccctccaagaacatTATTAAACATTAGGTATTAAGAAATgtagctcaaagtaacaatataaaacaagaagataagtagaataagagaagaagagataactttcttatttcatcaagtattcaagtgtatctcatatcatatttcatgcctctatttatactattaCATAGAAGATTACAAAAGGATTGTCTTAAACATGACATTAACAATTGAGATCATGGGAGGAGTTATGGAGGTGTGGGAGTTACAATCATAGTAGTGATGAGTAGTGAGAGGTTATTTACATCATGGGTGAAAGTAGTAGGAGTAGCGGGCATCCACAATTACTATAAGTTTTacaacactcccccttggatgtacAAAATAGATAatatgcctcgttaaaaccttactaagaaAAAATCATGTGGGAAAAAATCTAATGCCTTAGTGAACCGATTAGCCAAATTTTCACATGAACGAATCTATTGAACATTAATTTCACCATTTTGTTGAAGATCATGCGTGAAAaagaactttggtgaaatgtgctttgttctgTCTCATTTGATGTATCCTCCTTTCAGTTGAGCAATGCAAGAAACATTGTATTCATATAGTGTAGTTGGATTATCTTTTTTCATAAGAAAACCACACATTTCCTGCATATgttgaatcactgatctcaaccaaaCACATTCTCAGTTAGCTTCATGAATAAtaactattatctcagcatgatttgaagatgtGGTAGCTATTGTTTGTTTCATTTAACACCATGATATAGatgtacctccatatgtaaacaaatagcctgtttgagatcagactttatgtggatcagacaaataaccTGCATCGGCATAGCCAATCATTCCTGACTTGAATTCATTAGAATAAAACAATCTCATATCTAGAGTTCCCCGAAGATATCTAAATATATGATTAACACCATTCCAATGTCTTCTTGTTGGGGAGGAACTGAATCTTGCTATTAAACTTACTATAAAAGTAATATTTGGCCGGGTATTATTAGCAAGATACATCAGTAACCCAACTGCACTAAGATATGGAGTGTTATCACCAACGAGTTCTTCGTCATTTTCTTGAGGccgaaatggatctttatttatgtcAAGCGATTTCACAACCattggggtactcaatggatgtgcatTATCCATGTAAAATCGCTTTAAAACCTTTCCAGTGTATGTTCATTGATGGACAAAAAATCCATTTGTTACATGTTCAATTTGTAGGCCAAGAAATATTTTTGTCttaccaagatctttcatttcaaattctttcttcaagcACTCTATAGTCTTTGAAGCTCTTTAGAAGTGCCAATGATATTcaagtcatcaacatacacaTCTATGATGACAAATTCAGATCCCGACCTCTTAATAAAGACACAAGGGCAAATAGGATCATTTTTGTACCCTTCCTTTAACAAATACTCGTtaaggcgattgtaccacatccTCCCTGATTGCTTCAATATGTATaagaatttctgaagctttattgaacaactTCCCATTGAACTTTTATGTGCTTCAGAAACTTTAAATCCTTTagggattttcataaaaaattcattGTCCAATGAGCCATATAAGTAGGCTGTGATAACATCCATCAATTGTAtatcaagcttttcatggactgCCAGATTTATTAGATACCTGAAGGTAATTGCATCCACCACAAGAGAATATGCctccatataatcaatatcaGGCCTTCGCGAAaatccttgtgccacaagtcgtgctttatatcttaCGACTTCACCTTTctcatttcgttttcgcacaaagCCCCATTTGTACCCCACTGGCTTGACACCTTCAGTCGTTCGGACTATTGGTCCGAAAACTTTACGTTTTTCAAGTGAAGCCAATACTGCTTGAATTGCATTTTTTCATTTTGGCCagtcatttctctgtctacattcatcgaGAGATTTAGGCTCAAGATcttcatcttgttgcattatttcaactgCAATATTATATGCAAAATTGTTGCCAACAGCAACATTATTTTGGTTCCACCTTTTTTCCgtagagacataacttattgagatctcttcattAAAATCATTTCCAGGTACTAGAACCTCCTGTGAGGTCTTATCAATTATTATGTCTTTTTGCTCCTCTTAAGCAATTGCCTCCATGTTATGATCaacttgatcatttgctcctttcCTTCTCTGGGGATTCTTATCATTGGAAccaattggtctaccacgtttaaGGCATGACCTAGATTCATTTGCATTATCATATTGTCCAGCTGGGACATCAACTCAAATTGGAGCATTTACATATGGAATATGCAATTTAGTAACCCATGGAAGGTTagtaaatgcatctggcaattgatttgcaatattctGTATATAAATGGTCTTTTGAACTTGTTGTTCACATTGATTTATACGATGATCCAAATGAGACAGAGATAATACGTTCCAATCTATTTATTTTTCCAGAtgtttattttctccccctaatgttggaaaaactgattcatcaaaatgacaatcagCAAATCTAGCTATAAACAAATCTCCTGTCATAGGCTCCAGATGTTTAATAATAGAATGAGATTCATAACCAACATATactcccaaccttctttggggacccatctttgtgcgttgtggtagAGCAATTTGAAATATATACCGCACATCCAAAATTCTTAGATGAGAAATATTTGGATCATGACCAAAAGCCAACTGTAATGGGGAGACTTCATGATAACTGGTTGGCCTTATAAGCACAAGTGTTGCTGCATGCAAAATAACATGTCCCCACACTAAAAGGGAAAGTTTTGCCCTCATTGGCAATGGTCTAACTATTAATTGGAGGCAtttaatcaatgattctgctagaccattttgagtatgaacatgaaCAATCGGATGCTCAACTTTTATTCCAGTGGCCATACAATAATCAGTAAAGGCCTGAGATGTAaattcaccagcattatcaagacgaattgtcttaattgcataatataaaaaTTGTGCTCTTAACCTTATTATTTGGGCCAACAATCTCGTAAATGTCATATTACGAGTTGATAATAAACAcgcatgtgaccatcttgtagatgggTCTATCAAGACCATAAAATacttgaatggtccacatggagggtgcatagactcacatatatcaccctgaatacgttccagaaatgcaggggattcaatcccaactttaGTTGCTGATGGTTTAATAACCAATTTACCCTGAGAACAAGCAgaacaagagaattccttaaattaaGAATCTTCTTGTTCTTCAATGTGTGCCCGTTTGAATTCTCTATTATTCTGCGCATCATGTTATAACCGAGATGGCCTAACCGATCAtgccaaatgataaaatcattatAAGTAGTAAACCTTTtgtttactatggcatgtgattCAACCACACCAATGTTTGTGTAGTACAACCCAGAAGAAAATATGGGTAATTTTTCGTGCACACATTTTTTCTCCACttttattatagtaatataaaggtaTTCAACCTTTCCTTCATTAGAGGTCTCAACATGGTAGCCATTTTGGcgagtttctttgagacttactataaTATAATGCATTATTAATAGTTAGTATCGTTCCTCCAGGTAGTAATAAGGACGCTCTTCCAGATCCCTCAATTAACTTTGTATTAccagatattgtattaacataggCCTTTTTCGtaaccaaataagagaaaaatttcttttctcttaataTTGTGTGAGTTATAGCACTATCCAAAAGACATAAATCTTCATTACTCATCTTGGATCCAATTGAAGactggaaaattttattttcttcataaaaaaataaaagtacacCATGAGAAATACAGAAAAACTAACAATaccaacaccaacaacaacataaGACAACTTAAGTActacttgaaaataaaaataactttaGAACGAGACAAAAAAATActgaataaaaataacaacataattgCATTCTCCAGTAAAATGATCAAACTTTAGTTTTGATCTCCAAACAAGTCTTCAACTTGCAAATGAGTAAGATCATCGAAGCCTTCAAAATCATTATCATTCAAAGCAAGATTTGCCTGGGCATTGTCATCATATTTGTTTGAAAGCCCTGcctcaaaattatttttaaaggtCAAGTGAGACTCCACTGGGGTATTAGCAGAAGATGCTCCAACATTATTTGCCTTTCTTTTGATGAAGTTTTGATAAAGCCTAACAAAATGCTCAGGTGCACGACATTCAATTTTCCAATGACCTTTCATGCCACATCAGTGACAGTTATCGTTTTTGCCtcttgaaggattattttgagaacccATATTGTTCTCTCGTTTGCCATGACCACCACGATGATGATTATTATATCGTCTCTTTCCATTGCCATGCCCACGTACATTCATATGGTCGTGATAATTATTCTGTCTTTTTTCAGACTTATCACGTCTCGCTATCATATTCGCTTCAGGAAGCAGAGCTGACCCTGTGGGACGAGTTTCATGATTTTTCAGCAAAAGGGTATTATATTGCTCAGCCACCAGAAGGCATTAGATcaattcagaatactttttaaaatcACTTTCACGTTATTGCTGCTGTAATATCATATTTGAGGCATGAAAAGTCGTAAGAGTCTTTTCCAACAAATCCTCATCATTCATAACATCCtcacataattttaattgggaaGCTATTCGAAATACAACAGagttatactcacttacggtttaAAAAACTTGCAACTGTAAGTGCATCCACTCATATCGAGCCTTGGCAATACCGTAACCTTAAGGTGATCATACCTTCCCTTCAGGCCAGTCcacaattcaagtggatctttcacTGTCAAATATTCAATCTTCAAACCTTTATCCATATAATGaagaaggaaaatcatggccttgACTTTGTTCTGGCTTGATGCCTCATTACCCTGAGTAATGGTATCACCAAGGTCTTTAGCGGCTAAGTGAATCTCAACATCGAGAATCCATGATAGGTAATTCTTTCCGAAAATGTCAAGTTCCATAAACTCAAGCTTTGACAAATTcaacatagtgaaaactatcaaaGAAGATAAATAATTAGAAATCATTAGCAAATAAACTATTAGGTTATTCACCTAGGTCATGCAAATAACTTAAAATAAAGAAacatagtttttatttttatttttacacataTCCAGAGATGTGAGAAATTATAAAACTGCATATTAAAGACACTAATCATGAAATCAAAATATACAACGAAGAAAACAGAACGAACAAATATACCTGAATAACGAAAAGAGCTCAACTTCATGTTGATAACGTATTAAaaaatatagctcaaagtaacaatataaaacaagaagATAAGTGTTACATCCCAAACTACCCCTGGACGTGATTGACACCCAGCTAACACCACCAGCTAGGCGAACCTTTTTCTCAAATATTTAGCCATTTACTCAAACTCTAGGAGAACAATTAAGTGCAGAGCTAAAAGTATTATTAATGATTAAAGACGAAATAATTATCACCCAATACCTTCGTCAATTGATAGAAAAATCAACAATTACTCAAATAATAAAACTCTAGCCCAAATCCCACACTAAGACCTTGCAAACccccaaagaaaaaggaaataactaACACGAACTAGACAAAACTGAAACGAAAGCTTCCACGAACAATGCAGTGGCTCATCTCAACAATAGGATCCACTCGAACAGACTCGTCAGCCACTAACTCTATCTCCTGCAACAGTATCTGCATAGAGATACATgtaaggagtgagttatacgtaaatataacTCAGTAAGATCTTCGACCCGCTACTCTGAGTACCTCTGGAACAAAtgttagaaaatacaaatacATCATAACAAGAACATTATACTAAACTCAATAATTATACAATAACACAATATATAGGTATCAACATAGTTAATAATAGTTAACTAACAAGAACACATATATCTCAACCCACTACACACTAAGGGCTTATCATAACTACAGTGAAAGAATTTAACCAACACCTCTATAAGTCCACAACGGCACCGCAATACCTCAAATATGTAACAGAGCATACACAATGCTCCAAATATATATCAAGAAGCATACACAATGCTCGGGTGATGTACAAAGGCATACACAATACCCCCAATATCATGGCTCACAACCGTATCAAACTCAATAACATGgctcacagccgtatcaaactcaacaccATGGCTCACAGCCTTATCAaagtatcaaactcaacatcatggctcACAGCCGTATCAAAGTATCAAACTCAATATCATGGCTCACAGCCGTATCAAAGTATCAAATTCAACACCATGGCTCACAGCCGTATCAAAGTATCAAACTCAACACCATGgctcacagccgtatcaaactcaacattaTGGCTCACAGCCATATCACGCCATCAAACaacttataaaatatatatttttaattttgtattgttcataaaataatatatttgcggcTAGTCTAAGACCACCGATTCTGCCAAGCGCACGCTTGTTCCAACACATGAACCAGgcagacaattttttttttcaaaacgggTTTTAGAAAAAGCAAGCatcaaagcttaaagtctcacttacctcgCTAGAGGAAAGTTTCCCAACCTTGCAATATCTAAGACACCAACAAAACGGCCTCCAATGGCCACAATCtatccaaaatattgaataaCACATCCTAATTAGTCTAGATGAATAATTTTCATGATATTAGGACAAGTCAAAATTAAAGTCAATCCCCCGTCCAATTACTAAAAATCTGTGCAAAATTATCAAACGCCGAACGTTAAAAGAATGCCGAAGCAGTGGAACTTCAGAATGTATTACAATGGCTTAATCCACCCAACACCATCTAATCATTGGCAATCATGAATAATCATTactttatttccttattattACATAAATAATCTTCCTAATTTTTGTATAGAGTCCACAGAACGTGTggtttcccttttccttttctttcctcttcttccttttttttttttaaattaagacTTAAATTACTCCTTTTCCTACACCTTAGGTCTTTTGTACATGGGCCAATGAGAAAAATATATGGGTTTAGCCCATTTCTTTACCATTAATCATTGTCTTAGTTATTTTACTATCCAACTTAATATGTATACTAGTTAATTAGGTTCactaaatatttaataaattttataactCGTAAATTAATACTTATGCATACAAAGTTCGGTTATTACGTtctccccacttaaacacacgttcgttctcgaacgggtTAGAAAGTGTACGTACATGACATCTCAAGCATCTGTAGGTAATTGATCTACATGTCTATCCCCAACCACAACGTAGCTTTCTCAATTGGATGGTTGCGCTATAATACTTTCACTTAAGCAACTTTTTTCGAGCTCAATTATCGCACTCGCCTATCAACAATAACTGTGAGACCTCCGTCATATTCAAATTTTTCATCTAGTTCCCTTTCTTTGGACTGAATTTTATATGACTCTTGTCGTAAACACATAAAACACAAGATGTACAACTGAAAGTCACGAGGGTAAGGCAAGTCTATATGCCACTAACCCAATCTCATTCAAAATCTCATTAAC
This is a stretch of genomic DNA from Nicotiana tabacum cultivar K326 unplaced genomic scaffold, ASM71507v2 Un00026, whole genome shotgun sequence. It encodes these proteins:
- the LOC107773584 gene encoding uncharacterized protein LOC107773584 isoform X2, with protein sequence MAFTLTLSLSPSTSLSPKTNSLIKKWPLHFPKLPFRFPKNSHTAISCSAQKPFMTEENILEAVADFNGAEKSLPPCVRTYENDLARLSLVGAVDFQQALTAAAADGGEAANEHIAAGVPAMVVETLFPGPYDEHSTVSTRLFLPARKVMEKAQKLKSALTKEILSGTTSTNILAMTFRQVLLQNLWNFELVLFIPGAERNMDDLETPREVPPSFAITSSDERVISVISEVICISSLESTRRHLLNETPGGAVQKFFPWFHNHKCIVSKDSSVTLYNLLESQIVANANILLQKFSSERANYRPREGRWTSNWLTSSAYSKLEQIGGPEFISWLSEYVPAYKLQIDAEKLGNVKFEGWKESAINTWEVFLTHSQMVGLSDILDIYYEDVYTLPNKQLSSGVVAKSFNSPDNKISISMSKAISMVLVSGIFLVAIRVLSQCHLPHLPSRKNYQQEIYPVNSCDMISIQHQSMESSKLEEYCISIIRRIKEFYCWPGDIVMGSGSSASVGELPIYLRYEMDSKDLDLNSSSTPSEGIEDDMKAAAQDIASYQVVLSEDGKIVGFQPTSRVAVNQWAANPLVKELYGGTKLSPGLIERGLKISHPGDVIVLELLMSVNPQSSFALVRPVNAIAENC
- the LOC107773584 gene encoding uncharacterized protein LOC107773584 isoform X1, which translates into the protein MAFTLTLSLSPSTSLSPKTNSLIKKWPLHFPKLPFRFPKNSHTAISCSAQKPFMTEENILEAVADFNGAEKSLPPCVRTYENDLARLSLVGAVDFQQALTAAAADGGEAANEHIAAGVPAMVVETLFPGPYDEHSTVSTRLFLPARKVMEKAQKLKSALTKEILSGTTSTNILAMTFRQVLLQNLWNFELVLFIPGAERNMDDLETPREQVPPSFAITSSDERVISVISEVICISSLESTRRHLLNETPGGAVQKFFPWFHNHKCIVSKDSSVTLYNLLESQIVANANILLQKFSSERANYRPREGRWTSNWLTSSAYSKLEQIGGPEFISWLSEYVPAYKLQIDAEKLGNVKFEGWKESAINTWEVFLTHSQMVGLSDILDIYYEDVYTLPNKQLSSGVVAKSFNSPDNKISISMSKAISMVLVSGIFLVAIRVLSQCHLPHLPSRKNYQQEIYPVNSCDMISIQHQSMESSKLEEYCISIIRRIKEFYCWPGDIVMGSGSSASVGELPIYLRYEMDSKDLDLNSSSTPSEGIEDDMKAAAQDIASYQVVLSEDGKIVGFQPTSRVAVNQWAANPLVKELYGGTKLSPGLIERGLKISHPGDVIVLELLMSVNPQSSFALVRPVNAIAENC
- the LOC107773584 gene encoding uncharacterized protein LOC107773584 isoform X3 — protein: MAFTLTLSLSPSTSLSPKTNSLIKKWPLHFPKLPFRFPKNSHTAISCSAQKPFMTEENILEAVADFNGAEKSLPPCVRTYENDLARLSLVGAVDFQQALTAAAADGGEAANEHIAAGVPAMVVETLFPGPYDEHSTVSTRLFLPARKVMEKAQKLKSALTKEILSGTTSTNILAMTFRQVLLQNLWNFELVLFIPGAERNMDDLETPREQVPPSFAITSSDERVISVISEVICISSLESTRRHLLNETPGGAVQKFFPWFHNHKCIVSKDSSVTLYNLLESQIVANANILLQKFSSERANYRPREGRWTSNWLTSSAYSKLEQIGGPEFISWLSEYVPAYKLQIDAEKLGNVKFEGWKESAINTWEVFLTHSQMVGLSDILDIYYEDVYTLPNKQLSSGVVAKSFNSPDNKISISMSKAISMVLVSGIFLVAIRVLSQCHLPHLPSRKNYQQEIYPVNSCDMISIQHQSMESSKVVLSEDGKIVGFQPTSRVAVNQWAANPLVKELYGGTKLSPGLIERGLKISHPGDVIVLELLMSVNPQSSFALVRPVNAIAENC
- the LOC142178898 gene encoding secreted RxLR effector protein 161-like, whose translation is MDNAHPLSTPMVVKSLDINKDPFRPQENDEELVGDNTPYLSAVGLLMYLANNTRPNITFIVSLIARFSSSPTRRHWNGVNHIFRYLRGTLDMRLFYSNEFKSGMIGYADAGYLSDPHKEMCGFLMKKDNPTTLYEYNVSCIAQLKGGYIK